aaGAAATATCAcgttacgcccctttaaccagccaagggtctacgccctcagatgcgagccagtccgaccttgtgcacaatcttagcatcattacaatgctagtggttcctttttgcaaaatgcaatccacatgttgaaccaatcgatatagatacaatctcacctattcgatgtatcgaatacgatccattaaggtacggaaccttaggcgcgtctagacgcggcgtcctggacgcggcgtccagacgccgataaatctgtctaatgatttttgcgcggggacggcaccttagcggcgaagagacgctgcggaaaacgccgatcgaggacgctccgatctgtcgcgaacagatcggagcgaagacgccgagaaattccgctcagtccgctgcctttcctaccgatttttgaatgtgtttagttcgacaaacccacgaatcgatcacaaaggccgtgaattgatcgacaaaagccgcgaatcgatcgaaaattccgtgaatcgatcgacaagagccgtgaatcgaccgacccacccgtgaatcaGTCGACAAAATccgtggatagatcgacaaacctgtgagtctatcgacaaacctataagtcgatcgacaaacctgcgaatcgatcgacaaacctatgagtcgatcgacaaacctgtgagttgatcgaaaaacccgtgaatcgatcgaccaagttgtgaatcgatcaaattacgtcgattggttcacgttttggtttttcgatcgattcatgtcgattgactagatacaggttttccttttaattgtcaatcatttctcgtctatcgatccacattttttgtcgatcgaattgacacccgttttttagtaatttgtccatcgattggtgtcgatcgattcacgtttttatttttcggttgatttttgtcgatcgaatccacaccctcctaaaaaaaagcgcgtacggccattttcgcggcccaaagcatactgtccgatcaacgaaaattcgagaaattgacggcggacggagcggaaaaaatccacggattccgctcctaaggtgccgtgctccaaaatgtgagcgtcttctcgccctcgactcggtagcagcattttccgccggcgttcaggacgccgcgtccagacgcgcctaaggttccgtagctttaTAAAGAGTGAGAAGGAGTGtgtaacgtcgcaaatcgaaATACGTGGTTACCAGCCAACTACGCTCGGCCAGTGACCAGTCCAGTGCTGTAGAACTCGTCTTTGGCTCGGCACCCAAAAGTGGCGCGAaaagctagagtacctatattaagagagtatggccactgggtcccatggagaggcttaggacccaaaaatggcggtgctttgttttggtttttgatgatgggaggggggtcattgccaacttttgacggttatcaccaaccgcacttgctgccaaccttactacatctaagatcatttttctcaaaaattgcacacgattagccttaaaaatatgtaaaaaagtcgcaatagtgcatttgggtaaagttctcgttacgataagcaaagacaactacatttagaatcattttgcattacattaactttatggcgtccgccatttttgggtcctaagggctccattcagcctaagatggctgagccaatcagaggtggtaactccagtggccatactctctcaatataggtactctacgaaAAGCCATCCAATCAAACTGACCTCTTCCCTGCTACTGAAAGTGGGGATTGCCACGCAGCCAGTCATACGGATCACACCTCTCGTCCTCCTGTTTTCTCTGTTATCGCtaaacataaataaaataataacctCTCCACCACTCCACCTCTCGTTTTTCTCCTGGATACCTTATCAGTCGGTGTGTTTAATGAAATGCTACGTAGCATCCTGTGCAAATTTATCGGTGAATCATTATCatagtttgccattttttctCAGTGGTTTATACTGTCCGCCAACTGCGAGAGCCGATCTGTAAGTAATTAACGTGGCCGTTTTGAAATATCTATGATGACCCTGACTGGAGGAAACCTTGGATTAGATTGTTGCGGATGATCTCACTGAGAACTAACATTGTCAATAATCTCCACCTTTGAAATTTCCCTGTTGACGTACCTCAAACGTCGATGTCATCCAGTGTCAAAGTGTGTTTTTCAGGTAGTCAAGTGTCATTACTCGTTTCCTAACTCTTAGTCCGCACTATTTTCTGAGCAAACACAGTTTTTATCTCTGTGATGCAAGTTAATCTCTCTTAAAAATTCTCATTCACTAGAATTTTACCTactcatttatttattcttgCGTAGGAAGGGAGTGCCGTTGCCAGAAGAAATTTGTTGCAAAACTTTACCATGGTCAAAGTAAATACTCGCTTCTGATTTAGCTGTAAGCAGTAACCATTGCATGTTGTTTTGATTCCTACATTAGGAGGTAGATGTCTTCTTAATTGAGAGCTTAGATGAGATTCAAGAATCTCTGATTAAATGATAGTAATCATTTTGGAGAACCATAGACATCTACCGATCATGGCCCCTTTCAAGGATCAAATAATTCTGTCCGCTAGGTTGCTATGATGAAGGTGAAATGGAGGAACTGAGTtttaattagagaaaaaaatcttaccGAATTGGTTGGCCCATCTTCAAACCTCAATTGACGATCTGATGTTCTTACTTTGCTGCATACAGCAAATGCAACTAAAGGAGTAGAGGATTATCTGTCTGACTCTCAAAGTTTGCTTCTGAGCTGTTAAGGTGTGTTTTCGAAGTAAACTTGTGCAATTTTGTTTGGTTCTTTTGTTTGCAAACGTAACCTAATGGTCCTATCAACCTCCTGTAATCGTCGAGCGTTTGGTAGGAACATTAGGCTCTCATGTGTGAGCACAAGTAATCAGGTAATTCTAATGGAGTCCACCAGCGCTGGCCGTTTAGAATCGCTAAATTCTGTTTCCGAATGGTCCAAACAGTTCACCTCGACATCGCagtttttgtttcattatttacAACAACGAGCTCTCATACCTATTTCTTCAATGATGTTTCCAATTTTTAGAAATTGGTACTAACTTAATATCATTATTGCAATTATCTCCTTGGAAGGAGTCTAGATCATATTCATAGATTATGGTCAAGTTCCACCATGAGCTCCTATATTTTCTACAATTTGCTACCAAAACATGCTGAGGCTTGCTGTTCTCAATGCGCATATCAGTGATTCAAAAGCATGATGATTGGAATTTGTTccttgtttcaaaatgaattttctgtTTGAACATAGAATGGCGCGTCAAAGGTTAAAGCCGAATAATGTGTAGGTATTTCCAATGTGACGCCCCGAAATCTCAGGATTAGTTTTATTTCTAACAAGGGACCTGACTAAaatatctccttgaaattatcTGTTAAAAGGCACtttttaaagaatgaaaaaatttgcaagaacTTTTTATGGAAAATTGTTGGTTTGTTCTCTTAAGAAACAGGGAAGCTTGAGGAAaggtttgaaactttgaaattggTGGTATCTATGTAGTTTCTGACTGAGCCATTGACAAATGAAGGCTCTGTGAAACTGGTGCAAAAAACAGATGGCAAAATGTGAGTCTCatagtttcttgaaaattttcttgaacagTTCTTTGTAGttgttttattgaatttttatgtACAAAACTTGTATAAGTAATCAAGCTGTGTTTTTTCCTTCCCTTTACAGACATCTTGATTTAGGAACTGGCCGCTTCTTTGACACTTTACCGAAACAACTCAGTGCGTGTCTTACAAAATATCAGCTCAAGTGATGCCGAAAAATTTGTCTCACCATCGGATCAATGAGCTTATTTTGTCATTTCCATTGCCAGATCGAAGGTGCCCTGACTTGGCAATTTCATGCAAACTGGGATTTATTCAAGTAAGTTGTGGAAGGAGGCTAATAAGCACCATGATTGCTCTACAATGAGTAATGTACCAAATGAATTATGTTTCTGTAGTAAGTAATCACTGAAAGTTGATTTCGGAACACAGTCACTTTCATGAAAATGTAACCACATGGAAAGTTGAAGACTGGTAATTTTGCAATCCTGACTTTCTTAATCTTCAGCTCCTTGCtgagaaaatgtgaaaataaaCCCACCTTTGGATATTTTCAATGCCTGTAAGTAAGGTATAGAAGATTCTGGTGTTAAACTGTCTCCAAAATGCACAAGGATTAATAAAACTGGGTTTAATTTCTCCTTCAAACAGATTCATGAAACCAGTTGTACAATTTTTTGCATTCTGCATTGAAATTTATGTGAGTTGACCATAAAAAAATGGTAAATGCTCTGTCTCcatacttctttttttgtcagaaTAATTAGTTTAACAATTACAATAACTGGATCTCAGTTGAATACCTAAAAAGTTTAATCTGATCATCGAATATCAAGAACTTTCTAAAAATAACTTTGagaagtgaacattttttttaatcactGTCTTTATTTTCAGTCGTACTTTTaatcattgaaatattttttaaaatcaaggcAACAGTTAAGAATCATTGTTCAAGAACTCTAAAGTTGAGATGCTGGAATTAGATTTGCCCTTTATCTTTAGTGAAGTCATTTTTACAATGAGAAACGAATCCATCAATATGTGTATCAAAAGTGCAGTTAGATTTTAGAACACTTCATTGACTTTTAAAATGGCCCAGCGCAGCGATGAAGAATGCCTAATTCCTTCAAAAGAACCCTCACCCCCTCTAGTCACAGATACCTTTGCATCCCGCAAAATGTTTGCTTTCAAAGTTACAACGGCATTATTCTATGCCATCGCCTCATTTTTAATTACAATTGTCAACAAATCAGTACTTACCTCCTATAAATTTCCATCATTTCAAGCAGTCGCTTTCGGACAAATGTTCGTCACAGTCATTGTACTATACGTAGGGAAGAAGCTAAAATTCATAACCTTCCCAGACCTTCACATGAAAACATTCTATGACATTATGCCTTTGCCTTTCATATATGTGGGTAACATGGTCTTTGGTCTTGGAGGCACCAAAGAGCTCAGCTTACCGATGTTCACCATGCTTAGacgtttttcaattttaatgacaATGATAGCTGAGTATTATGTCTTAAGTGTTAGGCCAAGATTTGCTGTTAAAGTCTCTGTGTCGCTCATGGTCATTGGTGCGATTATCGCAGCATCCAATGACCTTGGCTTTAACTTCAATGGCTACATGTATATATTAATTAGTGACTTTTTAACTGCATGTAATGGTGTTtacaccaagaaaaaattgaacagtGGGAAAGAGATGGGCAAGTACGGGCTCATGTTCTACTGCGCACTGTTCATGTTACCTGTCTCTTTGTTCCTAATGTATTATTCTGGTGACCTAGATCTGGTCTATGACTATCCAAACTGGGTAGACCCATTCTTTTTAGTTCAATTTGCATTGACATGCACGATGGGTTTCATCCTGATCTTCAGTGTCATGCTCTGCACACAGTATAATTCGGCCTTAACAACAACGATTATTGGTTGTTTAAAGAATATCTTAGTCACTTATTTAGGTATGTTCATTGGTGGCGACTACATATTTTCTCCGCAGAATTTTGTTGGCATCAATCTAAGTGTATTCGGTAGTCTCTTATATACGTATGTAACGTTCCGACCTTCCAGCGGGGCGCAGACTAAATCAAAAGCTGCTGTTGAACCCAGCAAGGTTATTGTTGCATAGTTAAGTGGCGCACCATTAATTGCATTAGTTTCCTGTAAGAAATTTTATTTGGTTGcatacttgaaaaatatttctagaaATATCTTTTGGATAGCATTGAtgatctcaatttttaaacatgtaGGTAGAGTATAATGCAATTGGTATTACAGCATACCTACTTCAGACATCCTGCAGCAAAATGGGACTAAGTGACCTTAAACAGGAAAGGAGGAAAGCAGGTGTCATGTGAAATTTCCCTGCAAGGCTTGAGGTAAAGAATAGAATCGAAGTCCAATTTCTTCATACCTGGAAGCATCCAGGTTTTAATGCCTAGAATTCTTAGTGAAAAtctgttttttcttatttttttaggagagcAAGAAAAACCGAGtgacaagttttatttttttagtgattGAAGTTTTGTTCTGTTAAAAAAGACACTTGTTTGATGTACACcagaaaatatttcgaagagaaaagttgaaaaactttTACTTTCTGAGAAGGATTTTACAGACTCTCaaaccaaattttcatttttttaagatatcaGGATCAGTATGATTCCGCAAAATTTGTGAGAAATTTCCTCTTGTTTCAAGAATTTACCAGCATTTGGATGGAATTAAACAAAAAGGTACCAAGTTGCATCAAGTGAACCAAGAAGAATAGGTTCAAAGTTTCACGCCTTCAGTAGATGTAATGAGGCCTCGTCCACACGAGCTTTGTTCGGGCGAATTCGTTCCTCAAACCGGAGGGTTCAAGCAAAGCAACAAGTTATAGGCAAGTCATAACAAGTTCGCCCGAATTTGCTCGAACCACgattgtgtggacaaggtctgaGGAATCGAATATTTAtactctcaaaatattttttctcaacctAGAATTTCGGACAGGAGAAAATTTGTGACCAGTTAAATTTAAATTCACTCCCaattcatccccccccccccccaaatgcgACTCTGTGTGTTTGTGTTTAACTCGGtctattttgtacaaaaattgtCCCATGGTTTATTCTGAAAATAATTgggattttgcaatttgtatGCATGCTTTTCAGTTTATGGTTGGTAGGTTGCTGCTTAAAGAATGCACGAGTTACCTAcatgtttttttaagaaacagtcaaatcagtaaaatttaatTGCAGTTTATCGAGATTGGAACCTGTATTCGTTTTTTGGGGGATCAAAGTAATATTTTTGTCATCAATCACCTTTCATGAGTAAGTCAATCATTCTCTTGCAAAGAGATCAGCATTCTTTGGCAAAATATAACCCAATTGAAAAAGGCATTGCATTGAACCTTGTGTATAGGAGTgaaattggaagagaaaaaCTAAAAGCCTCTTTCATCTAGTATGCAAATGGCTCATATGAAAAGCGTGATACCTACAAACTATCGTTTGTCTTCTATCATTTGTTGGTTTCTGCACAATTATTTTGTTAATAAAGGATCGTCTACCGTAATGGAACCTTAGTCCaccaaaactcaaaattaagtaattggACAATATGGAGTAACCAGAATCCGTCCAATTACATCAGATGTCGTCCACTTTCCTGCCAAAATCAATCTTTCTACAAGAGATCCAAACAGCATTCTGCCCTTCAGGGAAATCAGCGTTCTGAGTAAATAATGGTTTGGCATTACAATGCCACTTAACGTTCTCTTTTGGCACTTAAGTTGTgtaaatttctcgtaaccatTCTTTAGGACACTGTACTGATTTCTATTGTTGAAATCTTAGAAGCTGTTTTGCCCTCACTTTGACACAAAttgcttttctgaaaattatgcCTTCAAGTGCTGAGGTCCTTTTTCCTCCAGATTGTCACGTGTGAATTTGTGACTgccatttgataaaaaaatctcaGCACTGTTAATCAAGATTGAGATATTGGTATCTTTGCTTAGTTGTgcgtttttcagaaaatttggctTGAAAGGTGCCCTAAAATGTCCAACCAAACCTTAGTTACGACTTGATgaaatttacagttccaaaaaTTTATCGTTGAGAAAAAGCAATTTACCTACAGTTTTATCTGCCATTTTTGGGGCTGAAACGGTTGGATCCAAATACGCCCTTCGCGAGCACAACTATAAAGTAAGCATTCTGCACTAAAAGTATTCTTTTGAGAAGCATTGAGAGGAACATTTCCattgaaaactcaaatttcaagttttcagcCCAACTTGCCACAAAAACTCTCTTTTTGTAAGGAGGTACACTAAGGTTGCTTTTCGGATAGACGGTCACATTTGTTTTCCACCAGGGTAATTATTCAAATTATGTCTTAGTCAATGGGATCAAGATTCAACTGAGCTCAAAGAAAGTTACACTATAAATAGTGACTCTTTAAAGTTATTTATGAAGCTTTTATTGAGTTTGACTCTCAATTGATTCCCGATTATTCCAAGAGGCTTCAATAGTTTTATGTAAATCTGACCCAATCGAATCGTTTTTCATGTAGGATTGTAAATTCAGTGCAGCATTTACAAGTTGATGAGTAAAGTTTCTTTTATATGGAGTGACTTTACAAGGGGAAAATGGGAGAATTTCCATGTTGCAAACAcccaaattcagaaaatttccagAGAGATTTTTATTGGTAGTCTATTGGTGCGAAAAAGAGCTGtcagtgaaaatattgaaacaaaTTTCGATGGAGTAACACCTTCATGTGAACCACTTCAATCGAGATGTGAGAAAGAATTCATAAGATATTACTCACCAGTCACCAATGATGAAACTCCATTTCAGCCTAAGCCGTACCTTTGTACCGTTGATCAAGACAGAATTTAAATAACCAGCCTCTTGGAGCCCTAACCTGGCCTGTTTCTTTTATTTATATTAAGCAGTCCTGAGTTAATAATAGTAagttataaaaaatgttttaccttTGTTGTTATAGAatatggaaaaataattttaaggatgttatgtacatattttatttattaaatagCCGAATGTTTGTAGTCATAAGCTAAAAGACTCTTATACCTACCTATGTTAAGTTGTTggtaataaagaaaaaaggcaATTGAGTGAGTAGTAAAATTATTTAAGATATCAATAGCCAAAGTGTAAAACGACGTAACTCCGTTTaagatgttgcagacttcctgacattctttattttttctttggaaaactactcaacatgtgatttcttgaaaactttggtgACTTTTATTCCCTGTTAACAGAATGttctgtatacatttcaagctatATAGTCGACTTGtc
This window of the Bemisia tabaci chromosome 3, PGI_BMITA_v3 genome carries:
- the LOC109043313 gene encoding UDP-sugar transporter UST74c, encoding MAQRSDEECLIPSKEPSPPLVTDTFASRKMFAFKVTTALFYAIASFLITIVNKSVLTSYKFPSFQAVAFGQMFVTVIVLYVGKKLKFITFPDLHMKTFYDIMPLPFIYVGNMVFGLGGTKELSLPMFTMLRRFSILMTMIAEYYVLSVRPRFAVKVSVSLMVIGAIIAASNDLGFNFNGYMYILISDFLTACNGVYTKKKLNSGKEMGKYGLMFYCALFMLPVSLFLMYYSGDLDLVYDYPNWVDPFFLVQFALTCTMGFILIFSVMLCTQYNSALTTTIIGCLKNILVTYLGMFIGGDYIFSPQNFVGINLSVFGSLLYTYVTFRPSSGAQTKSKAAVEPSKVIVA